In Ornithodoros turicata isolate Travis chromosome 1, ASM3712646v1, whole genome shotgun sequence, the DNA window tggctctaCTGCGCGGTGTTCTCcaccggaggaggaggagattggcgtcccgttgctaggcgacgcagccgcgcctgactcaagatggcgggctcgctcgccggcgtggctcagtgttgctactctgctccctatttagtggctctaaTATTACCGACTTCCAATAGCAAGaattggggggggggcaccCGCAAACAGCGTGTGCAGTACTACTGCAGCAAGCAGTAGGAACGTATGAAATAAAAACGAGTCCACTACAGCAGTGTCGACCACGCTGACAACATTTCCCTTTTTAAATGCACTACTCTATATAGGAAAGTGCCGTGTGTCCAGAATTTCTGGCATGATCCAATAAAGTAGCGTACAGTGAATTCTGGCAAATGCACACGACAGTTGCGGAGGCCGGTGTGAGTAAACATGGCGGAAACAAGATTTAGAGGAAGTTGTTATTGTGAAAGCTACCATTTCGTCGCTCCCGAGCCGCCTTTGCACTGTCTACTCCCAATGGAAAGCTTAGAAATgaacaaaagaaagagaaagtcAGAGTGGTTAAAAATGtcgttaaactacattgcagtagttgcAAAGTAGCTGTAACTACTGCCGCTGAGATGTAGTTGAAGTTGAACTAGTATAGTTAAACTATACTCAGATGTATGGTTACTGCCCACGACTGGTCACCGAACATTACAGAAAACGTTCTACGCCTATAATCACTTCCGCGAGTGAGGGAGTACGTGATAAGACAACTCCAAAATGCGAGGAAACAGAAAACATGATCAACGAGCCACATCGAAACAACAGACGCGCTCCATACACACGTGCCGTTCTCCCATTTGCATAAATACCGGAGAGACCACGTCAAATCATATAACGCCTGACCTTCAAAGCGCACGttttttgtttgattgttttgttttgttttagcgTTTCCCTCTACACGTGACGGTGGCTTGACCGATTCACCTATACGTCCCTAGACAACCATGATTCACAATTAGAATATACGTACCTTACGAATACGTATGCTGGCGAAATACGTATACCGTTATTTCGTCGGCTGCAAGGAGTTGTTTGCAAGTTTTCTATAACTTTCGGGAGTTGAAGGTTCGAGAAACCAGGAGAGAGTCAGCACATACTATTTCATGCTATACAGAGTCTATATTCTTCGACTGACAGCTACGAATGGTTGGGTTCCAAATTCTTCAGCTCGTAGACTTTATACCTTTCCATGGAATGATTAGACTTCAGCGAATtagtcgaagtagcttgccgttgttggccgcactcaagtgggcatagtcacgactatagcaaaaaaaaaaaagggggggggggagaagagagttgacgatttcaaagtgaggcataggcaaGATGAAcaatactgatgggacggaggtgcactgtagatgagaggtaCACTGCAGAGTTCTCActgacagaacttcaccgcatagcacgctgtgcgccaaccattgccaggaagagagagagagagagaggtgtacgtatttttgtgtcaatttgaatATAACGATAATTGGTAcaaggtgatggtggtggtgacgagaccGACTTGCCGAtagttgacacaaaaaggtgtacgccctcctctgtcttcgaatcagccATAACCCTTCATTggaggcgataaccctatcattcacggCAATGGTTTGCGCCATTGCCGTTCGCATGACAGATTGATATTGCCGCGACGCTCAACGTATAACTTTGTACATTAGCCGTGTTTCAGGGAACTTTAATCTAAAACATTCTCCCTAAACCTTTATCTATACAGAGACGTAGATGAACCCaagtacactctgaaaacaggacttcaccacataacacgctgggGGCCAACCACTGTACataatgatagcgttatcacgcttgatttgcggaaagcgcgtggcgtacgcctttttgtgaaacCTATGCAGTTATCTAATAAGgcacggtttcaccaacgccgattaacacttgaaccgagatcaacggtcccttaacttgaatttaacgcttaactgtgcttcacaaaagggagttattgttaccgaaacattcatcacgtcaccaactaacgtttgcaaaaaagaattgagtgttaacctcaagttttagcaacgcttgatctcggttcaaagttaaccagcgttggtgaaaccgagccaagtgtcacaaaaaggcgtacgcctccgttttcatcaaatcacgggagagaacgatgttattcagggttatggttggctaagactGTGTTGTGCTCTGTTATACGACTGTGCGCAATTACCTAGAAAAGTTGACAGTACCACATTAGTCTCTACACGGTTAATCGCAAGCGCAAGCAGCAGCCTCGCGCAGTCACACATGCTTTGCGCTTGACCCTTAGCGCGTGACCCGCTTCGTGGCAGTGAGCCCCAAAAAAGCCTCTTCGAAGACCACACGTAGCGCACGCCAACTAAATATTTGAACGTGGAGCATCGAAAAAAGAGCTCTTATGCACTCGGAAAGACAAATACTGTGCGCCCTTCGTGGCTTCTAGACCCGCGTCACTTGGCAAGGGAGAACCAATAAAAAGCCCCGAGGCGCTTCTCAAGTGGCAGCGCCTGGCTATCAGCTTGGACATTTCACTCTTGTTTGCCACTCGGAGAAGTACGTCGTCGAGCTGAGCTCTTCTATCTCTCCGAATGTCTCAAGATAGCGGCTGCGCCGCGGGCAGTCGCCGGCTTAAAAAAGCATGGCGAGGATCCCCCACGGCATACTAGTCTGGGCACTAGCCCTGGGGCTGCTGGCCGCCTGTTGGGCGAGGGGCCCACGCAGGCCCGCCAGCCAAGCCTTCCAGAGAGCCACGCAGCACGAGCAGCATGTCTGGCGTGAAGGATCGTGCCGACAGCCACAGCCACGAGTTCTCTGCATCAAGGACCTCCAGCCCAACGATACTAGGGTGAGTACACTTTGCCAAAAACAAAACGAACGTGCGCCGTTAGCGAGCAAACGCACAGCCGCAAGTTGTTCATTGTAGCTCGGCCCTTCGTGGTTGCAAAAGTGTGCGCGCCCTTTCCCCCTTGGATGCTGCAAAAGTCCGCTTAAGCTTTCGTCTGTCAAGTGATCACGTTTTATAGGCACCTTGAGCTTTCTGTTCTTCCGGTATAAGGTTTATGCAGGTTTGTACAGCAGCAAAACGCGTTATTTCATATCGCGTGTCTTGTTAGGTCTGCGGTACATGGGTGAGGTACCCGATGGCAATGCTGATCGCACGCGACAGTGCTGTCAGGACCGCCATCGGGAAGAATGCACGCCGACAGATTATCTAATAGGAATGATTCaaaatgaagtcggcccagtaatATATTGCCATGATCTTCGATGCCTAGATAAGTCTGGCACAAATCATGGCTGCGGGGGTATTAGCGCCGAATCGTCGTACCATATATAGCACAGTTTCCTAATCATTGCATAGCAACAAAGCGATACCCTACAACGTTCAGTAAAACGCGATCTTTCAAAGGAAATGCAGGTAGTGGTTAATAAAGTACCGCCACCACGGTGCGCTGAAACACATCCTGCACTTGAGTGTGTAAGCCAACATGAGCACCGATGAATGGAAGGCATGTTCCGCAGAGAGGCGTTAAATGGAAGTAGAATGGTCAAATCACGCATAATATTTCTCGCAACACATCGCTGTTTAATTGCATCCCAGCTTGAAATCGAGGATGTAACATTCTTCAACAGTCTAACAACGTTTCGGACTTCCTCCATCCCCTACTTAATTACTTGACGAGCCGCGTCTAGCAGTGACTATAAATAGCCTCTAACGAGGCACGTTCACGTGTTCAGAAAGCACAAGGTGGGAAGGCAGCCAGCTCTTTGAGCCCTTCGGATTAATCCATTGCACCTTCGATTACGCGATGGACTGAAGAAGccaaagtggtggtggtggaactgttcgccgtagtcggccacgctcaggcgggcaatgtcacgactatcgcaggggggggggggggcaaaatcgtgcgtcctgggcccgaCTTCACAGTGACCCGTGCCGACAGTTGTCGCGAAACGTCCGAGCaaaaccagggaaaacacccagacagcacagccggcgctcACATTGCAACTCGGGTCAGACAAATTAACGATGCAATTAGCAATGCAAGTACCAATGCCCTCAAGTTTACTGGGCTGAGTTTACAGAACTCACTCGTTCCATAACATGGCTAGTTGAAAACACGGAGGGACAGAACCTGCCAACTTAAAACTCAGGAGCGTGTTTCAAAATTCGCAATTCGGAGACAATTAAGTACCGATAAAAATTAAGTGCTGCCAAGCTATCGTGAATGTTCTTTACACAGCTACACTCTCGGATTTCTTcctcttttgtttttattgtATATCCAACCACGAAAACGCGCGAGCCAAAGGCACGATCTCTTTGcacacccccccccccgccacccTGTCTTCACCAAAACCTCACCTATACATGGCGTTACATTACGATTCCATATTGTAATTACGCGTTATTGGCAAGTGAAACAACCCGACAGAGAACACCACTTGTTCATTGCGAAGTCGGTTGATTTTAAATGCCAGCTTTCTTTGCCTGTACCCAACTGACACCATGCTCCAGTAGGCAAGTTCTATTTATATATTCTATTTTGTTTTGCCTCAATGCTAACGGCGCCTTAGCAACGTCCGTTCATGAACGTGGAGAACACATGGAGTGATAAATTCGCTTCCTGAGAATTCATCGTTCACGCAAGAATATGTAGCCCATGCTGCAAATGCCCTCATGCTCATGTTGCCCTCCTGCAGCACACCCATGGAAGCGAAAACCACGAGATTCTGTCGGTAGAGCGTAGGAAAATTGACAACAATACTAAAGCTTAAGCTAAGGAGCGACCAGCCcttggtggctcagtcggtggcgtgtccgcctgctgatcccaagatcacGGATTCAAATCCGGCCGAGGAATGGAACGCTATAAACACAAAGGTATGCCGCGCAGTCGAGAACATAAACACTATGTGGTGTATCAAGGGAATAGCGGCGCAGCGACATTGGATAAGCTATCAGAGCCTTGCGGCGTTGCTGACGTAACCGACACAGGATATCAcaggtggcaacttggtggaagggtacaagctgctcagacacgccgtcttccgcgagggacgttaaatgtggcgtgccatgtgtcgagatttcggcgcatgttaaagaacccttgggcaaaattaatccacagacccgaccaccgtggtgtcgctcatgatcgcagttgtctcgcgacgtaaggccCCGAATTAATTATTAATAGTAACTCAACGTAACTCAAGACAGACAGAGAAAGAAATGTCAAATGGTGAAGTTACGGAGGGACGTACGCAACAAACGCCAGTTTTGTCTGCTGGTGTTTTTCACCTCTGCCATAGTACCGAAACCCCATCCGAAGAGAGGTTCACGTTTTAATGCCCTTGAATGTTTAAAGGACCGCCTTGTGGACGGTTTCCGTATTcggttcgaaaaaaaaaaagaaatatgtattttcttttttcagtaaAGTGTAATGATAAAGTGGCAGTGTCTTTagtttttgttttgcttgcGCGACGTTAATAGCGTACGAGTTCAAAAAAAGCCCGTTTCATAGAGTTAAGTCATTATTGCTTGCCAAAAGCACTTGCAAAGTTTCAGCTGTCTTTCGTTGCGTTCTAATCGTTTGTTGTGCTCAGGAATCGGAACCGTTAttcttttcggttcggttcgggttcaggtgtAATGGTTCCGTTCGGGTccagctccgcagcagcgcaaaatatcggttcgaaccggtttaaacCGGctcaggaaagtgaattttgagcgGATTGAAATGAATTAAAAGCAAGCACgtccttacgattctcaaataacacaaatgtgattttgttgttgttgatggcgacacagcagtggttcacagcaacactgcgtgttacagatctgcatttcaggtgcaacgttacAGTAGCATACTTTACTCTCTATGTTCACCCATCGTATACACCCTGTTAAATTCTACTCAGGGAGTGGCCACTATTTTCACCGCcaaaaatgaaaacttggggttgctggacgacaaaaatcGCGTACAAAGAAGCCTACAACTGCAGAAAGGATGACTCCTGACATACGTCCTCATTTTTTAAAacctctatcacatcacatcacgacctcaaaactaacacaactgaataaacgcaatagctgcgaggaggaaatatcTCACGCACTTGGGTTGTAGTTTTGttacagtttcggtttcgaatttgtCTTTCAACGCGGCGTGTAAATCGCAGTCccgatctctcacaacgcacattacgtctgaaccgtttcgcgaaccggtaacgcctaaatttatttcggttcagttccggttcggttgaACGCGAGAAAAAATAGTTTGGTtcagttcagtttcggttccgatccctggtgcTACGTCCGCAGACAATGCGGGACAATTTTATGCACCGCTGCAAAAGAGCGGATTTACACCTAAGGTGAGTCAGcgtatttgtgtggcgacatgcggCACGTGCCGCTGGCTAGGACTTCGGATAATTTCGACTACCtcgggttcttttgacgtgcgcggGAAATCTCTGACACACGGTGTTGGAAGCAAtgcttacctcccccacattgctactgtagcgccctctgtggaCGCCATCATGATCGGACGACGACGCAATAAACGCGCCGGCCAGTTGTCACCTGGCAGGTGCACAGCACGGACCTACGTTCCTTATTATCGGCTAGGTACCCAcactaccgtcctcggccgtgatcgaacccgcgatcttgagctcagcaagccaacacgttaccgaatAAGCTACTGAGGACAGCCGGACAACCAAAAGTCACCTACATGTGGATAGACATCAAGATATGAGAGATTAGATTCCTACATTCGTTCCACAAGTACTTTCTGGTGGTCAAAAGACACTCGGTCGCTGCGCAAAGTGTGTGAAACTACACATTTCGTTGAAAATGGGTACTTTGGACACAAACAACAGACAAAATGGACGCAGACAACACTTTTAGACCTAAGATTCCTTCGAATGGCTTTTGTAGTGGATTTTATtattttcgggcgaaaggtttATCCAATATGTATCATACCTTCGCAATACTTTAACTATGTTAGTGCGGCGATAAATGAATGCAAAATCGATAGAGTCCTTCCTTGTGTCACAACGCTATTCTGACGTGCGCTGAATAAGTATGTCAACATCATGATTTTTAGACTTACAATCTGTTCCAAAGATACGATTATATTCGCATAATTGCTCACGAAACCCTGTCGAATGACAATGTGATTGCGCGCTCTTATTTGGTCTTAACGGTCCAGGTAAGCCCCACCACTCGGACGAAATTATGTCCCACAGCAAAGTCCTATTTGTTCGCTGTTGCCGGTGGTGGTTGTACGATTTCTGTATTCTGGTACCTTACATTCATTCTGACTTTCTACTCTTTCTTTTCTGCTCATCTATTCCTCTATATATGCGTTGCCTACGTTTGAAGACTGATTGTGGCCGCCACCAACACATACCAGTCTTAGCCTTGACATGTGGGGGGCCTGACCCCTCTAGAATCCATCCAGTACAGGGTATATCACGTACTGTTATTCTTTCGCATGGCACGTAATAAAGCGTTTATAAAAATTGAGCAGAATGATTTACAGAAAGGAGTAAACAATGAAGAGCGATACGTTTCCAGTGCACTCACGCTATCGTGTTCTCCCATGGCGTTGCAGAAGTTCCTGCCGCACTGTGCGATCCTGCATCGATGTGCTCCAGATACCGGGTGCTGCTCCACAGAGGATCACCACTGTCAGGCCAAAACAATACAAGCGGTGCGACTCCACTTCGTCGCAATCCTCATGGGACCTGAAGGAGATACACGTTATGAGCCTCAAGACTTCATCTTCGACAACCACACTGAATGCGAGTGTAGGCTCAAGAACGAACCCATCCGCTAAGTGGATCAACCTCAGAACATCCAGGACGTCAACGCTACACTCACAATTATGTATCACAACGACACAACTACGAAGCTTGGGACCAGTGCAGCGTACGGACAAGGCTAGGACAAGTCACTGTGTACCTAGGAAAGTCTTGCACTTGTGAAACTTCTGTGAAACTCCGACTGTGTCTGCGTTGAAAAATAGCGGGCGTTGCCCAGCGCAGCTGCCAAAAGACATGCTCCCATCGAGAGCCTACTTTAGATGCGGGAGTCCCCGTTGGCGTTTTCATCGAAGCCAGTGCGCATGCCTTTCCGTGCAGTGCGAGTTTTACAAAATTTAATGCTACCGCCGCACTCTGCCGGAACGACGTCATGGAGCCCTTATTGCATCCAGGATCTATCAAAAGAGTTATGCAGAAATTTTGTACTGTCAAAATTTACAATGTACCTCAAAGCAATGTGTCAATGTCTACAAGAAACATGTCCGTCTcgtcataaaaaaaagaagaagaaatatttcATTACGCTATAAGTGCGTACGTCTAGGGGTAGACGCTTCACCGACCTTTTGTAGGGAGCATTTCGTTTCCATACTACAAACTGAACACTCCGAAAACGTGGAAGACTACTGGCTGCAGATATCACACGTCTGCAGACGAACATCTTCCTCTAGCGACCAACCAGGACGTAGACGGACTTCGGTAACATTGTAAAATTCGGCGATACTCTGTTTTCTTGTACCATGGTGCCACGATCAAATGATTGAttcgtatttattttatttattgtaGTTTTCTTAATCCACACGAGTCTAGATCTGATATACAAAGCACGAGTCGAATGCCTGCAGCAATGTAAGATGGGCGAATCGAGCGATCTTCTGACCCATCATTTCGTGTACAGCTCTTTGTAAATAAACATATGCAACATATGGTAGAGGTGCCTTTCTCACTAACTCACTCATTCTGCAGAGGATAATCATTGACAGCGGAAAAGCATCAGGAGTGAAACTTGCACCTGCCGGCTGAGTGTCAGCACATCAAAAATTACATGGACGAAGCACGGGTACCTCGTGGACATTCCGCTAAATAACACTCCCTTTTGCGTGTGTTGGGCAAGGGGGTGGACGAGAGGAATTGTTGTATTGCTTTCCAGCTAACTTTCTATCCGTGGTATGGTTATACGGTATAACCCCGgccgtgtcttcccatttcgcctattcccatttcacCTAATGCTTCTTATCAAATTATCTCCTAATCCCTCGCCTTGTTCCCTCACCCGGAACCGGAACTCCCAGTTCGCCTAATGTACGTGCCAGGCAGTCCCATTACGCCTACTGAAACATATATCGTGAAAAAAATTGAAGAAAAAAGCGTTTCTCCTTCTCCGTTGCAGCCTGTGCTTGATCATCATTGAAGTTCGCATTTTAAGCAAAAATGCCAATTTTTCTTTGACACGAAAGAACCCCATGTTTAACAAGGAGTTTGTATTTGACATTGAAAGACTTCCCATCATCCCATGTCATGATCCtttttccatcatttattgaTGATGTTGTTGAAAGATTGCGAGGTCGAAGAAGCTGAACACATTTCTAAATGGTAACGAGCATAGCTCAAGGTAATCAGATGTCCGACAGCGTCTACGTATGAGACCAGCCTTCGATCGCAGACTTCAAGTTGTGTCTTCAGCAGATGAGGCTTCTCATTAACTATCCTGTAGGTCATCCTTCTGCATGGTGGCATGTGGCCGGATATAAGCGTCACCATTTGCTTCTCTTTCGCTTGGTCTCTCGTCTGGGCCACCGCGTTAAACCTGTGGCTGTGGTGCCATATTACTCTGTATTATATTTGTCGTCTGTCTTCATCCCCGTCTCCATATGCACTGTGCATAGTGGAACAGGCAGCGTTTTACTGTACTATGAGGAAATTCTGTCTCAACCGCATCCGCTGATTCCTCTAACAACGTACCTCCAAATATTTGGGATCAACCAATAATTTCTCTCCTAAGCATCGCCGTATACAGAGCTGTGTAGGGTCCTGATATGCCGTTCGTAGTAGCTCGTAGTGTCGAGCCA includes these proteins:
- the LOC135377556 gene encoding uncharacterized protein LOC135377556, which encodes MARIPHGILVWALALGLLAACWARGPRRPASQAFQRATQHEQHVWREGSCRQPQPRVLCIKDLQPNDTRKFLPHCAILHRCAPDTGCCSTEDHHCQAKTIQAVRLHFVAILMGPEGDTRYEPQDFIFDNHTECECRLKNEPIR